TTTGACCAACATGAACAACGCTTCGCTATAGCCCTTATCTTTTGGTGACATCTGCAGCAGAAGTTCCTTTGCCGTCTCCTTGTCGCCTTTTTCATAATAGGCTAAGGCCAGCAGAGATCTCGCAACATCATTATCAGAGTTCTGCTCAAGCATTCCGCTAAAAAGTGCTATAGCCTCATCATAGCGCTTGCGCTCCATGAAAACCCGGCCGATTGTAAAATCGACTTTCTGAGGATCAAATGTTGTTTCGCGCAGGCTGTTCAGAAGATCGAGTGCCTTATCCGTTTGTTCACGCTCTAAATAAATCCGCACAAGTCTGCCACCGGCTGCTTCATTTGATTCATCCTCGCTGAGCACTTTTTTATAGAGAGTGATGGCATCCTCATAAAGCTCCTGACTCTCATAAAGCTCCGCCACTTCAAGCGCCAATGGCGTCGACCAGTTAAGGTCAAGGGATCGATGATACGACGCAAAGGATTTTGAGTAAAAATTAAGCTCGTTATACAACCTTGCCAGATAATAATGCCCCGCGAAATTGTCGGGTTCGTAGGTAACCAATTGTTCAAAAACAGTCCGGGCGTTGGTGTAGTCGAGATTGTTCAGATAAATTTGACCAAGTTTGGTGAGCGCTGCCGTGTTTTTCTTGTCATCCCGTAACACTTTTTTATAGAGCGAGACAGCCTT
This window of the Desulfobulbaceae bacterium genome carries:
- a CDS encoding tetratricopeptide repeat protein, with amino-acid sequence MLRDDKKNTAALTKLGQIYLNNLDYTNARTVFEQLVTYEPDNFAGHYYLARLYNELNFYSKSFASYHRSLDLNWSTPLALEVAELYESQELYEDAITLYKKVLSEDESNEAAGGRLVRIYLEREQTDKALDLLNSLRETTFDPQKVDFTIGRVFMERKRYDEAIALFSGMLEQNSDNDVARSLLALAYYEKGDKETAKELLLQMSPKDKGYSEALFMLVKIYSEEKNYDAAISIVNEALTDAEPVQTNYYFILAALYEEAGKVEEAKKVYVETVDQFPESTEVYFKYGMFLERIGDLDGAMSQMEEVLALNPEDAYALNYIGYTWADRNVNLDRALEFIKQAVSIRPEDGFIRDSLGWVYFRIGELDRAVLELQKAVSVEPEDPTIHEHLGDVYLAADDKDKALEYYRKSLELSEKEEGKKRVQGKIDSIER